The DNA window aatgGAACGAGTCTctgtaattgaaataaatattgcgAAATAGAGATTTGAGAAACCTGTTCCGTGCACTTTACACAAATATGGAACACTGTGAAAGTGTCTTTTTAGATAACCGGGAAAATATACGCTGCGAAGCTTGAAGTGTTGTAGAATTTTTATGATTATCTAACGTCCCCATTCTTGTGGACTTTAACCTCCCTACTTAAGTACAATTGAGACGTgtagtttttcttttatactttTATCAGTCCGGACTTTAATCAGTTACAAAATCTCTGACTTGTTGATCAGCGTGAAGAAAGATATTCACAGATCTGGCGCTAATAATCTTTAATAATGTCCGAAAACGTTAGCccaattaaatattttctctccGGTGGATTCGGTGGAGTATGTCTCGTTATAGCTGGTCATCCCCTGGACACGATAAAAGTAAGGTTATACACTAGTATACACGTCGATTGGATAATCGTTCCGTCAATTAGAAAATGACTGcagtaacaaagaaaaaataaaagccaTCTATTTGCAATTAAATTTCGGTCGTTGATCGTTAAACTTGTGATTATACTTCAACAGCCATAAGCTGGTCTTAAATCATCGTCCTTATTTATTTACTGTGATGAggcaaaaacaattttcaacaggTTCGCCTTCAGACTATGCCAAAGCCCTTACCAAATGCCTTGCCACTTTATTCAGGGATGTGGGATTGCACGAAGAAAACAATAGCCAAAGAGGGATTTCGAGGCCTATACAAGGGTACAATATACGATCTATTACTAAGTATCGAGCCTCGTTAGTCAGTCTAAACCACGCATAAAAGTGGCATGTATACCTATCTGTACCTCAAACAGGGAATGAGCTTTGAAGTACAAGCATATCCGCCTATGTAGTATGCTACTCGAACTCGTAACAGGCAAACGAATCGACTGCCAGATCAAaaggataataattattttacgtcCGTAGGAATGGGAGCACCGCTGACAGGCGTGGCTCCGATATTTGCCATTAGTTTCCTCGGATTCGGtgtgggtaaaaaaattcagcagaAGAATCCAGATGAAAAACTAACTCTGCCGCAATTGTTTTATGCCGGTGCTTTCAGCGGAGTTTGCACAACTTGTATCATGGCGCCTGGGGAACGTATAAAGTGCCTTTTACAAATACAGCATGCCGACGCTCTGCCAAAGTACAACGGGCCAGTCGATTGCATTAAACAATTGTACAGAGAGGGTGGAGTTAGGAGTATTTTTAAAGGGACTTACGCCACTTTATTGAGAGGTACacaattcatattttttttattgcatgaTACAGAATTTATAACATTACAATCTAatctaaataaatttttaattttaaagttcAACGCGCAGCAATTTGAACaatgtaaaatttacaaaatttttcttgtgaGTAAACGATTACAGAATGTGCGAGGGCATTAAAGATGCATTTTTCCAGCTTCGATATGACGCAGTGTAAAATTGTTTCGTCAAGTACATGAAAACGGATGCTGTGGCAATCTCACTTTGTTACGCTTCTTTGAGCATTGTCTCAGACGCTAAGATACAGATGTTGAATTAGTATGGCtacaaattaaaattgatttggTCAATTTCTTATTCCGATATTTTACGCGAGCTATCTACCTTAAAATGTGCATAATAAGTTTATAGTGACACGGTAAATTGTGCGGATCGTTGTCTAGAATCTAGCTGATGTTATTGGTGTCTTCGTAACTTGAGAGCTTATGACCTGTCCGAAAATGCCGTCGTTTTATGCGCTTGCAACGAAGTCCTCCTTTACGCAGAGCGTAAAAAACTCCCCAATTCTTTAGTTTAGTTGGTGTTGTACAACGAGGTGCAGTTTCCTTGACTCGGTTCACCTGTGtacaaaataatgataattgttTCAAAAGCATTTCATTGATGTCATTCTGTATGTCTAGCGTCCGAAGTgacataaaaaattacaaatggGTACGAATACGAACCAGATTCGGGTTCCAATAAATCATATCACAGTTGCAGTCCCAAGGATTTCCGTCTAATCtcaaattcaatatttggTGTTGCTTGCCAGGATTTTTAAGGCTTTTAAAAAAGTCTAACGGAAGCATggttagtttatttttattaagtaGAATTTCCCTCAGCTCGGTTTGCTGCTGCAGAGTAAACAGGCCAGGGGGAATAGTCTCTAATTCATTTCTGGACAAATCGATACGCTTGACTTTTTCCAAACCGTAAAAAGCATCCATGGATAATTCTCGAATTTGACAATTGCTCAGGTCCAGATCTTCCAGACTTCTAAGCTCGAGAAACGCGTCAAAATCTATGCTGCTTATGTTTCCGTTCATTTTCAACTCCTTCAGCGCCGGCATTCCTCGTAATATAAAACGCTCTAACACCTGCATCTCTACATTAAACAAGTGTAATACTTCCAGCAAGCGCAATCCTAGAAACGAATTTTGCTGCAACTTGAGAAGCGTACCGTCGCCTCCGAGATATAATTTAGTTGTCGCGTTCATGATCTCAAATGTgctacacaaaaaaaaaaagaaaagaaagaaagaaagacaaGTCATTTGCATGTAAACATTAGTATAAACTATTGTGAAATCAAATTGTGAAAGTTTTTTCATACCTTGGAAATATGTAATCGAGCGGATTTCCAGTAAAATCGGCTTCGACCAGTACTGGAAACGGGGGAAAGGAGAGTTCGGACAAGaaagttaaattatttcttcgaaGGTCTAATCGTTCAAGTGCCAATAGTCCAGCCAGCTCGACGCTCGTCAAAGTCAGTAGCTGATTCTCCGCCAAAGATAGTGACTTCAAAATGGGTGTACCGTAGAAGCAGAATTTAGGAATGACTTTCAGATCGTTTTTCTCCAGAGACAATAAAACCAGACTGTCCAAGCCGTCAAACATCTCCCAAGAAATATCTTTTAGCGCGCAATCGTAGGCTCTCAAGTGCGTCAATCTTCCTAAGCCTGTAAAGAGATGCGCAGATTCTCTGTAGCCCTCGACTTCTTGTTTGTACAAATTATATGGCAAAATTTCTCGCTCCTCTTCCTCGCCGTTCTCTCCGTCACCCCCGCGGCTCAAAAATATCAATCTCAAGCCATTCTGGTTGACAACTTCACCTTCTGGTCCAGAATCCTGATCCTCGTGTTCATTGCTCGCATGACTTACCGGCTTGACGACCAAGTTCACTTGACCTTTATTGAACGTACTTTTACTCGAGAGCCTTACGCGTTCTAAGTTGAGGTAGCGAAGCGTCGGACCGAGCGGAAGCAACGCGTCCACATCTAGAACTATTCCATATCTTTTATTGGTTAATTTGAGCTTCCCGCCAGAATTTCTGAGTCTGTCGTTGTACCCCATTCCTTGGATATCCAAGGATATCAAATCGGTGAAACGATTAGTGTCGGTGGAACTCAACCGGATTTCTTTATCTCCGTCTCCAGATTCTAGAATAGTCAAtacctgaaatttttatcattgtcCATTAGTGAAAGTTGGAACAGCCAGTCAGCGATACTCGAATAATCATTCAAACCTGCAAATCTATCGGAAGAGATTCCAGCAACTGCTTTGCGTCCTTTGTCAGCACACACGTGGCTACTTTCAACAACTCGGTTGCCATTGGTTCGTCATTGTTCAAACtttgataataattcaccTCCGGTTCTAAATCCTGCGGAATTAATACAACCATGGAGTATTGTCAAATCAAAATGTAACGTGCTTCTCGTAATTAACCTTTTGAagatttattgatttattgaaaaattatggtctaatttgacgagaaaaaaaaaacaaacaatctATTTTCACAAACTTATTACGTCTTGTTACAGCTAAATAACCCAACTCATTTACCTCTTGATTATTCGTGTTCATGTTGGCCCACCGATACAAAGGCAAATCATAGAACTTTGCTATCTGACAATTGCATACATGAGGACATTGTATCTCCCATATTCCACCGATGTCTATTATCTGTCCAAAACACCAAGCCTGAATAAAATCATGAACATATTCAATACATTCATTGAGTCTTGAGGAAAATGAGCAAGAGATATAATTATGTAGGAAATCAGAAGCTCTGATTCATATCGCGAGCTGTtgttaaaatttctaaaaaaataaataaaaataaaacacgaaCAAAAACACTATCTCCTTCCGAACTAAAATTGTCCAAAATTAATGATTCAACAATCAAACGCGTTTAATAATGAATTAGTTTATTCTGCTAACTTTATTCTgaaagatcgaaaaaaaaaaagaaaaacgagaaaaactCTGAGAGTAGAAATTATTGCACAAAGCGATGATCACGAACCGGGATTAAAACTGGCCATAAAAACAGCGTGACGATCTTCATGATAGTAAAACGTATAGAATAGCAAAAGATGTGGCGTGTAACCGTGGTCAGATGACAAGGAGGAATAATTAGATTTCCGAAAGAGAAGCTAGCTGGAGAGAAACTGAATTTCGTTTGTATTTATCTGTCAGATTGTTTGTCCCATATCCGGGCAGGATGTCAGTTATCTATCGACCCACGCACGTTCTACACTATTATTAATTACGGTGTGATTTCCAATTTGAAAGTTACTAAGTTATATTAATAATAGCAAACACAACAAGCACACCCATCGCGAATAACAATACGCCACCCCTAAACTTCGGGCATATGCACTTATTCGACTCTTTGTCTTATTCCTCTATCATTACAGACGTACCGGCCAGTGGAGTGTATTTCATGATGTACGAATTGCTTCAGAGATGGTTGACACCTGATGGTGGAAAATTGGGTGTTGTGTCGACTATTTTTGCCGGTGGTATGGCTGGAATTGCAAATTGGATCGTAGCGATACCCCCAGATGTATTAAAAAGTAGACTGCAAACTGGTAGGTGAACAAGCCAACGAATTATGACTAAATTACTGCGATGTCCAGTAATACGCAAGCAATCGTTTATTCTTCTTCATCGTTCAACTAGGGGGTGAAGGTTTTAACGtgtgtttctaatttttctaaaGCACCGGAAGGCACATACAAAAATGGAATTCGTTCTGTATTTACTCAACTGATGAAGGAAGAGGGACCTCGTGCACTTTACAAAGGATGTGCTCCTGTAATGCTCAGAGCATTCCCTGCAAACGCAGCTTGTTTTGCCGGCTTTGAAGTGGCGATGAATTTCCTCAATTTGGCAGCTCCGAATTTATAACGATTACTGGATCACCTATTTTCACACCCTCGTCGgtgttataatttttgaaaaactgccTTTACTAACTGAAGAATCTtatacagtatataatattatatatattattagtTGAGAATAAGTATATGAATATTGTGAAGAACTGCTCTATCGATAAGTATTACGGAAATTAATCGAAatgattttacaattttatacgCGCATTTTATAACCGCCATAAAGTCGGCCCAACCCCCcatttttaaaatcgaaaCATTCTTCAGTGTGGAATGTTGTTAGcgattgaacatttttatttaactcttggaaaaaaaaaaaattataagtgATGTAAAAAGTGGCCAAGCACATTGCAAATTGTTTAATTTCTAAAAGTCCTGTTGCTGAGTAGATAATCAAAATGATGACTTAAAACGTTCAATGTTATAATATTGCATTGCTGACCAGTGCTGAATTCTTATTAATTGATCATTGTCGTAGTTGTCATTATTGCTTCATTGAATGAGGCATAGAATAGAGATTTTTCTACAATCATAGACTCCAGTAGATTGCGTGAAAGTAGAGAAGGCTGGTTTTATCTAATCTAATTGTTGACAGATACTACGAATATCATGATACCAATATCGTAACCTGCCCACAAAATTAAAGATCTACAATTCTTTACGGTTAATCAATATTCAAAGTTGTTTTACTTCATTGCATATCTTACAAATAACAATGTACATTTGATATAGGATATGAAACTTATTATAGATATGCGATGAATTTTGtaccaatatttttattattgttgacCTTTTTTTGTATCGATTTACCAATACATCAAGTACTGTAATTGTTAATACTGACCAGCTTTTAGTTCAAATTGCGTGAAATTAATTCAGAAATTACGGCTATCACAACGGATTGAATTATGTACACGACAGCAAAGaagacattttcttttttctttttatcgttattgttggaatatatattttatcactCTCTGTGTATGTTTTTATACAGCGAAAAAGGAAGTTTCAAGTAGCAATTCTAGTCTATCATTCCTCCCAATCATCGGTATCAGGTTGCGAGTCTTGTTCACTTGCGGCAGAATTTCGCTCCGAAGTAGCGGACTCATTTGGTTTCGGAGGTGGAGGAATCATAGCGGACATTCTGCCCAATGCGCCAGTAGCTGTTCCAGAAATACCTCTACGTCTGAGTGATAATTTGTTGTGTAAATCTGCCATTAAATCGCCCCCAACGAAAGCAGAAGACCATTTATCTGTATTTTCATCCTTACGTGCTGCACTCCTTAATTTTGCTCTACCAACTCCGCCCGCGTCGCGGATAGCTGCCATTAGGCTAGACCGATTATCGACCTGATCGACATTTGGAACAGATTTAACAGACTGTGTTTTAGTGTCTTTCGTAAGCGATGATGACAATTTTGGAGGTTCGACAAgtggaggaggaggcggaggaggaggaggaggagcagGAGCAGAAGGTGGTGGTTGAGATGTCGAGATTGAAAGTGTGGAGGGATTGAGAGGAGGAGGCGGTGGTGGCCCAGGATGAGAAATGTTACCGATCTCAACCGGAGGTGGTGGTAGTGGAGGATTTTGCTCTGACGATATGCTTGGTAGGCTCAAATTTGGAAGGCTAGGTTCATTTTCTCTACTGTTTTGAGGGTCCATAGTTGCGTCAGGGGCAGAATCGGACGGAGCTGCTGGTAAGGGCAGGTTCACAGTCGGTGTTGTTACCACCGAAGATGGAGCAATTGGACTCTGACTGTGTAGGTCAAGCACAAAACGTTCGTCATCCACTATTCCTGGCAGGTCTGGGAGACTGAGAGGTACGTTTATTTGCGGAACCTGAAAACACAAATGGTATAATCGTACAATCAATTCTTCATAAACGCTGAGCTAGTTTTGAAGTTTTAAACATTGATCATTTGGTATCTATcatcaattgaataaaacaaactaGATCTAGTTTTCATACCAAATTTAAGTTGTTAGTGACGTGTGAAAGTGAAAAGTAAATCTGTTTGATCTGAACATTCAACTTCTTTGtactcataattttttcttttcaaatctAAAGTACCGAAGTGATGAGTTTACAATATGTTTTTAAATATCCATTGAAAAAATGCAGTTTCATAAGATTTGATAGTCGGTACCCTTGTATTGAAAGTAATAGCATGTTGTAGAACGGTTacgaatttctttcaaattgcAAACCTCGATCAGttaaaaaagtagagaaaaTATTCAGGAAATTTTATATCTTTCAAACTAAAAGCCCTTGTTGGTATAAATCTTAAAAAACGTACTTCGCCTAACGTTGGAGCATAGAAGTAATTTGATGGAGATTCTAGATCGTTGGTGTGCCATGACTGCAATATCGAAGTAGGAGCATCTTCGATTTCCCTCTTGTCATTAGCCGATGCCAGGCTTTTTGCGGGAAGTTTACCATACTGGTTGTCTTTGGCGTCGTGTAGCAGTAGCGAACTGACAGAGGTTGGTCTAACTGGAATAGCTCTAGAATGTCCAGAGCCCTTGCCtttatttgttttacttttgaCATGATAAAATTGCAGCTTGTCTTGTATGTTGATGTCAACGTTCCACCGCCCGCCCTTTGACTTTTCGGTGACGATATTTTGCGAGTTCAACTCCTGCGCTATGGGAACTGGGCTCTTATAGACGCTCGGCGGTTTATCCTCCTTTTTAATTGGCAGTTTTAGAGCCAGCGGATACTCTCTGTAGACATGATTCGAGGGGTATTTTGCTGCAGAGTATAGCTTCACGGCCTTCAAGCTTAGGTTATTTTGGAGGTGGTCTAATCTGCCCTGAAGTTTCACAGCGCGACCTTTTATACCGGCTAATCTGTAACAACGTATCAAAGATGAGATTTTTTAGTATATTTTCCAACCAttagttctttttttctgccttgtgaaaaatgaaaacgctAATTAGTTATTCTTTCTTCAATCTCTTAGAGTGAAGACCAGATTTGCGCTACACAACTACATTTCATGACGAAAGAACACAAACAACTTTGTCTTGAATACCTTTTTGTATTTTCCGATAACCGCTCGTCGATACAGCTAAATATGCTTGCTACAGCAGAGTTGAGCGAATCTAATGCTTCTGCAATCTGGACTATGGTTTCCTCCTGTCGCAAATCATGCGGAATCACACCTGAAACACGATgctgaaaattaaaacttgCCAAAGagagaataattatttgtttaaataaatattattgtgACTGTTATTGTTATCTGATATTtaaagattaaaaatcataCGATTTCATAATGTTATCTATCCAAAGAccataaattattttgcatAACACTGTGGTCTGCGTTCGAATGAATTTGTTTAGAAATCGCATCTATCTCTTGAATCAATTAAAAACAATGCGAATGAATGATGTTTGAGTATTTATAACAcgaaatgtataaaaattacgcCGAATGTATCATTATTACCAATTTCTATGTGGCCCTGCATTTCTCCTGATTCGATaaggtcaatttttatacaaacaaACGACAATTGATTCAAATATCAATCCGACGCCGGGTTCTTCCCCCGAAAAATGTATTGACACTTAACAACAATCGCGAACCATTAACTCATCGCCATAAACTCTCTCATATCATTCGAGTTGTATTTAAATCTGGTTTAAACTACTCAAAACAAGTGCTACTGCATATCGTCTGCATAGGCGAACGACTGCCATTCTTAGTTCTGCCACTTTACGCCCATTAATTCTTTATCAGGTTAGGTTATGTTAGGTTCCGTTCCGTTCGTCAAAAACTGGCCAAAGATTGCAATTCTTTGCCCAGTTTCGAATCAAATCCAAAGCGCGAGGCGGCTGAAGATCGCATGCGTAGCAAAGAggatgagaaaagaaaatacgatCGCAGATTGATTTCCGTGATTATAATCGCGGCTTCGTGCAGTctgtaataaattcaaattacaaataaCGGCCGCACTTAAAACCCATTCGCGATCCAATTCGCAATCGACCGCCTTGAGGAGAGTAAAGATGGCGGCTTGACGATTCCTGGCCGAGTGAATTCAGCCGGTGGATTAAACGGGAGTAGTGAGTTAAAAAGGGTATCGCTGGGTTAATGAGAGGTTTCGGTTTCGTCGACGATCGATGCAGAAACCGCCTAGGTTTTAGTTTCTGTAGAATAAAACGATAATCCATCGATCTCTGCATACGTTCGAGCCGGATTTGTTGAAGGTGGTGTAGATGCTCGTAACTGTTGGAATCGCAGTATCCTCAATCTTCCGATTGTTCTTCAGCTTGTAATTTTCGTCGGGTGGCTAGAATTTCAGGCTCCGTTAATCTGTACAGAAATCGTGGTATTCCTCGACTACTCTTaacctcgtcgtcgtcgatcaTGGAGGCCCTAATTCCAGTGATAAATAAACTCCAAGATGTATTCAACACCGTTGGTGCTGACGCCATACAATTGCCTCAAATCGTCGTTCTCGGAACACAggttaattataatttcaccTATACTATTGACAATGTATCGGTACGTTTCAAACCATTGATTTAGACAGTCTCGCGTTTCTTCCTTAAAAGCCCGATCTTGCCCTCGGATCCTTGATCCTTTATCTTTGTGATCCTACTTGTCGTCGATATGACTTTTTCAGGTATtgtatttcaaattcgaagAATATTAgactaaaattattttacttcacTCATTAAAATTACTATCGTTTAAaagtttctattttttcgatgattttttctAGTTTTAGCATTTTCTTAcagttgaatttattttttgctgaTGAGACCAGTGATGAaagaaaacatattttttttcttttcctaatGGAATCTTGCAAATCAATTCTTTGAACTAAAcactattttttaattttgtatccatctttggtttcatttttactCTTAAATTATTCGTCCACCTTAACGCCTACTTTCATAAAACATTTCTCCAATTTTTAGATTCTCATTGTTAGGTTACATTGCATGATCTGTGAATGACAACAAATATGAATTTTCTTAACAGGATCCAGcaaaaactatttttccaATTCAACAATCATTAAAATGAACATACAAgtgaaactttaaaaaaacGTTATCCCATTccaaaattacttttctttcattaccACTTCCGGTATTAGTTATTTAGTGATTGCtaatgattttcaaagataaaaattttaatcccTGTGCCAAACTATGAAAACACTTATTCTTGAGGTTGAGAGTCATCAGAATTgttgataaattgaaatgaatctaATTCCaggaataattttctactATGAATCAGAACTCCAGAAAACTGTGCAGTCACAAATAGTTTGGGAAAATGTTTATTTCTATGGTCAATTACCTCTTCCAATTCCCTTGTGTTATCCATACATTATCCCATttgagaatgaaaagaatatcCGACAAATGAAATGAGAATATATGTTTTCCATTGTATGCAGAGCTCTGGGAAATCGTCCGTCATAGAGAGTTTGGTAGGCCGCTCGTTTCTGCCCAGAGGGACTGGTATAGTGACTCGTAGGCCGTTGATTCTTCAGCTCGTTTATGCGCCGAAAGATGACAGGGAGCACAGAACAGCCGAAGATGGGACGCTGACCCTTGACGAGTGGGGTGTATTTTTGCacactaaaaataaaatatttacaaacttCGATGATATCAGGTTGGAAATTGAGGCTGAAACGAATCGGATGGCTGGATCCAACAAGGGAATTTGTCCTGAACCGATTAATCTGAAGGTTTATTCAACCTCGGTTGTAAATCTGACACTCGTCGACTTGCCAGGGATCACCAAGGTCCCCGTTGGCGATCAGCCCGAGGATATTGAAGCGCAAATCAGAAACTTGGTTCTGAAACACATTTGCAATCCAAATTCCATAATATTGGCCGTTGTAACTGCAAACACGGACATGGCGACCAGCGAGAGCCTCAAACTCAGCAAAGACGTTGATCCCGATGGAAGGAGAACCCTCGCAGTTGTTACTAAACTGGATTTAATGGACGCTGGTAATTTGACCAACTAAATAGTAACTTTGAACTGATATCTGATGTATTGAATTTTGTGGCGacgtatttctttttatccttcttttttttctctcttaaaCTGGAGTTAAGTTTAAGAATTGATTTGATTAGCTAATCTTGATCTGAAAATTTGTCCCgaacaattatatttttcttggaattattttatcattcatttATACAACCCTGCTTGAGAGTCGCTTGTTATTTTGGGTTTGAGGAACGGATGCGATTGATATCCTGTGCGGACGGGTGATTCCTGTGAAGCTGGGGATCATAGGAGTTGTAAATCGTTCACAGCAAGACATAATGAATAACAAGTCTATCCAGGAAGCTCTTAAGGACGAAGCTGCCTTCCTGCAACGAAAATATCCTACTTTGGCAAACAGAAACGGCACTCCTTACTTAGCAAAAACCCTCAACAGACTTTTAATGCATCATATTCGCGATTGCCTTCCCGATTTAAAGGTAAGCCTTTGCTAAATTGTTAGTCAGGAGAGCATGTAAATCTGGTCCCTTCCTTCGGCCACGTaacaattattaattcaaaCAACAGACACGCGTGAATGTGATGGTCTCCCAATTCCAAACACTTCTAAACTCGTACGGAGAGGATGTGGGAGACAAGAGCCAGACACTGCTTCAGATAATAACCAAGTTTGCGAGCAGTTACTGTTCGACAATTGAGGGAACGGCAAGAAATATAGAGACTACCGAGCTCTGTGGAGGTGCTCGTATCTGCTACATATTTCACGAGACATTTGGACGAACACTAGATTCCATTCATCCACTGGCTGGTCTAACTAGGATGGATATTTTGACTGCAATTCGAAATGCGACGGGTCCCAGACCGGCTCTCTTTGTTCCTGAGGTCTCGTTTGAACTCCTGGTCAAGCGACAGATCAGGAGACTCGAAGAGCCTTCGCTACGCTGCGTCGAACTAGTTCACGAAGAGATGCAGAGAATCATTCAACACTGCGGCACCGAAGTTCAGCAAGAAATGCTTCGTTTTCCAAAACTACACGAACGGATCGTCGACGT is part of the Neodiprion virginianus isolate iyNeoVirg1 chromosome 5, iyNeoVirg1.1, whole genome shotgun sequence genome and encodes:
- the LOC124306229 gene encoding congested-like trachea protein; its protein translation is MSENVSPIKYFLSGGFGGVCLVIAGHPLDTIKVRLQTMPKPLPNALPLYSGMWDCTKKTIAKEGFRGLYKGMGAPLTGVAPIFAISFLGFGVGKKIQQKNPDEKLTLPQLFYAGAFSGVCTTCIMAPGERIKCLLQIQHADALPKYNGPVDCIKQLYREGGVRSIFKGTYATLLRDVPASGVYFMMYELLQRWLTPDGGKLGVVSTIFAGGMAGIANWIVAIPPDVLKSRLQTAPEGTYKNGIRSVFTQLMKEEGPRALYKGCAPVMLRAFPANAACFAGFEVAMNFLNLAAPNL
- the LOC124306227 gene encoding carboxypeptidase N subunit 2-like → MKIVTLFLWPVLIPAWCFGQIIDIGGIWEIQCPHVCNCQIAKFYDLPLYRWANMNTNNQEDLEPEVNYYQSLNNDEPMATELLKVATCVLTKDAKQLLESLPIDLQVLTILESGDGDKEIRLSSTDTNRFTDLISLDIQGMGYNDRLRNSGGKLKLTNKRYGIVLDVDALLPLGPTLRYLNLERVRLSSKSTFNKGQVNLVVKPVSHASNEHEDQDSGPEGEVVNQNGLRLIFLSRGGDGENGEEEEREILPYNLYKQEVEGYRESAHLFTGLGRLTHLRAYDCALKDISWEMFDGLDSLVLLSLEKNDLKVIPKFCFYGTPILKSLSLAENQLLTLTSVELAGLLALERLDLRRNNLTFLSELSFPPFPVLVEADFTGNPLDYIFPSTFEIMNATTKLYLGGDGTLLKLQQNSFLGLRLLEVLHLFNVEMQVLERFILRGMPALKELKMNGNISSIDFDAFLELRSLEDLDLSNCQIRELSMDAFYGLEKVKRIDLSRNELETIPPGLFTLQQQTELREILLNKNKLTMLPLDFFKSLKNPGKQHQILNLRLDGNPWDCNCDMIYWNPNLVNRVKETAPRCTTPTKLKNWGVFYALRKGGLRCKRIKRRHFRTGHKLSSYEDTNNIS
- the LOC124306228 gene encoding WASH complex subunit 1-like isoform X1, with the translated sequence MRSSAASRFGFDSKLGVIPHDLRQEETIVQIAEALDSLNSAVASIFSCIDERLSENTKRLAGIKGRAVKLQGRLDHLQNNLSLKAVKLYSAAKYPSNHVYREYPLALKLPIKKEDKPPSVYKSPVPIAQELNSQNIVTEKSKGGRWNVDINIQDKLQFYHVKSKTNKGKGSGHSRAIPVRPTSVSSLLLHDAKDNQYGKLPAKSLASANDKREIEDAPTSILQSWHTNDLESPSNYFYAPTLGEVPQINVPLSLPDLPGIVDDERFVLDLHSQSPIAPSSVVTTPTVNLPLPAAPSDSAPDATMDPQNSRENEPSLPNLSLPSISSEQNPPLPPPPVEIGNISHPGPPPPPPLNPSTLSISTSQPPPSAPAPPPPPPPPPPLVEPPKLSSSLTKDTKTQSVKSVPNVDQVDNRSSLMAAIRDAGGVGRAKLRSAARKDENTDKWSSAFVGGDLMADLHNKLSLRRRGISGTATGALGRMSAMIPPPPKPNESATSERNSAASEQDSQPDTDDWEE
- the LOC124306228 gene encoding WASH complex subunit 1-like isoform X2 encodes the protein MQGHIEIGVIPHDLRQEETIVQIAEALDSLNSAVASIFSCIDERLSENTKRLAGIKGRAVKLQGRLDHLQNNLSLKAVKLYSAAKYPSNHVYREYPLALKLPIKKEDKPPSVYKSPVPIAQELNSQNIVTEKSKGGRWNVDINIQDKLQFYHVKSKTNKGKGSGHSRAIPVRPTSVSSLLLHDAKDNQYGKLPAKSLASANDKREIEDAPTSILQSWHTNDLESPSNYFYAPTLGEVPQINVPLSLPDLPGIVDDERFVLDLHSQSPIAPSSVVTTPTVNLPLPAAPSDSAPDATMDPQNSRENEPSLPNLSLPSISSEQNPPLPPPPVEIGNISHPGPPPPPPLNPSTLSISTSQPPPSAPAPPPPPPPPPPLVEPPKLSSSLTKDTKTQSVKSVPNVDQVDNRSSLMAAIRDAGGVGRAKLRSAARKDENTDKWSSAFVGGDLMADLHNKLSLRRRGISGTATGALGRMSAMIPPPPKPNESATSERNSAASEQDSQPDTDDWEE